The proteins below are encoded in one region of Oncorhynchus nerka isolate Pitt River linkage group LG15, Oner_Uvic_2.0, whole genome shotgun sequence:
- the LOC135559822 gene encoding zinc finger and BTB domain-containing protein 24-like codes for MQDLTSWGINDHEEDSLQLSLTVSEKEVPAEQQHCEQKWRPSLGQEDPEPTQIKEQEEEVKTTDLQEHVTHAKKRPSECRLCKKRYTSTCKLKVHVQIRHMEKPCTFPFVAIPSKLKGHLFRHMTIHTGEKSFSCGDCGKSFNRRGQLKVGIKKQDVDKSQQSTSGPFLTLS; via the exons atgcaagatctcacctcatggggcatcaatgatcatgaggaag ACTCCCTGcagctctctctcactgtctctgaaaAGGAGGTTCCTGCTGAGCAACAGCACTGTGAGCAGAAGTGGAGACCCAGTCTGGGGCAGGAGGACCCAGAGCCCACACAGATTAAAGAGCAAGAGGAGGAAGTTAAGACCA ctgacctGCAGGAGCATGTGACTCACGCCAAGAAGAGACCCAGCGAATGCCGCCTCTGCAAAAAACGCTACACCTCCACCTGTAAATTGAAGGTCCATGTCCAAATCCGTCACATGGAGAAACCCTGCACCTTCCCTTTTGTGGCAATTCCTTCCAAACTCAAAGGACATCTTTTCAGGCACATGAcgattcacacaggagagaaatcatttagctgtggtgactgtgggaaaagcttcaATCGGAGGGGGCAGCTGAAG GTGGGAATAAAAAAGCAGGATGTGGACAAGTCTCAGCAAAGCACCTCTGGACCATTCCTGACGTTGTCTTAA
- the LOC135560185 gene encoding zinc finger protein 75A-like: MSTLQMLRVFLNERLTAAAVEIFGAVEKTVAEYQEENDNLRRLLRITPDINQCRKESLQLSVAVTEDEVPPKQQHSEQEWRTSLQQEDREPTQIKEEQEELWTCQEEDFSVFKLPPCVKSKCDQENPQSFSLPQTQTVENRDSNSKPVDLPHFVTVTHLEGLDIPCDPPDNQNYSHSSSVSGDLVGLRLLSPFHHSPPLDPNPSMGEHCAKPSTTSRKTHRCCDCGETFALTADLQEHVTLTKRPSECHLCKKRYNSTCKLKAHVRFCHVERPCICPFCGKTFKLKGHLSRHMRIHTGEKPFGCGDCGKSFIQKGDLMRHILTHTGEKPFSCKDCGKSFNRKGNLTEHIRTCTY, translated from the exons ATGTCTACATTACAGATGTTGCGCGTGTTCCTAAATGAGCGTTTAACAGCGGCTGCTGTGGAGATTTTCGGGGCAGTTGAGAAAACGGTAGCCGAGtaccaggaggagaatgataaTCTGCGGAGACTGCTGCGGATAACCCCGGACATAAACCAATGTAGAAAAG AGTCCCTTCAGTTATCTGTTGCTGTCACTGAAGATGAGGTTCCCCCTAAGCAGCAGCACTCTGAGCAGGAGTGGAGAACCAGTCTGCAGCAGGAGGACCGAGAACCCACACAGAttaaagaggaacaggaggaactCTGGACCTGTCAGGAGGAAGATTTCAGTGTGTTCAAATTACCTCCTTGTGTGAAAAGTAAATGTGATCAGGAAAACCCACAGTCCTTTTCTCTTCCCCAAACCCAGACAGTggagaacagagacagtaacTCTAAACCAGTGGACCTCCCACATTTTGTCACCGTTACCCATCTAGAGGGTCTCGACATTCCCTGTGACCCTCCAGATAATCAAAACTATAGCCACAGCTCATCTGTAAGCGGTGACCTAGTAGGACTTAGGCTGCTGTCACCATTCCATCACAGCCCACCACTGGATCCCAACCCATCAATGGGGGAACACTGTGCCAAACCCAGCACCACGTCTAGAAAAACTCACCGCTGCTGTGACTGTGGTGAAACgtttgctctgacagctgacctGCAGGAGCATGTGACTCTCACCAAGAGACCCAGCGAATGCCACCTCTGCAAAAAACGCTACAACTCCACCTGTAAATTGAAGGCCCATGTCAGATTCTGTCATGTGGAGAGACCCTGCATCTGTCCCTTTTGTGGAAAGACTTTCAAACTCAAAGGACATCTTTCCAGGCATATGaggattcacacaggagagaaaccatttggctgtggtgactgtgggaagagcttcatTCAGAAGGGGGACTTAATGAGACACATACttactcacacaggagagaaaccatttagctgtaaagactgtgggaaaagcttcaATCGGAAGGGGAACCTAACTGAACACATACGGACTTGCACATATTGA